From a region of the Listeria monocytogenes ATCC 19117 genome:
- a CDS encoding molybdopterin molybdotransferase MoeA, translated as MIEKRNTIRMEQAREILCNQITHLPVEKKCVTEALNQVLQEPIFAPFPAPYFRRSGYDGFAITEEDDENYPITLHVVAEVPCGETYDKPLKPGETVRIMTGAKVPDNASKIIMLEQSREADNENEIVLINTQKSTNITEIGTEFAKGDLLLDRGHILNAGSISLLSSFGIQEVQVIRKPKVAILSTGSELVSAGNPLPDGKIFNSNQPLLENLLKVHHAEICAAEQLPDNYEDTKKRLLELTQIADLIITTGGVSVGDFDYMADIAKKEAELLFNKIQMRPGSPTTGMWLDNTLIIALSGNPGACFTGFYLFVEPVLATLMGKDTTETTKVRAKMASDYTKNNGYDRFLRGTYRLSDEGEYLVELVGSDMSSALGNLHLTTCLFKIPRGKVGKLKGEEVEAWLLSSK; from the coding sequence ATGATTGAAAAAAGAAATACCATTAGAATGGAACAAGCGAGAGAGATATTATGTAATCAAATAACGCATCTTCCAGTAGAAAAGAAATGTGTGACAGAGGCGTTAAACCAAGTACTACAAGAACCTATTTTCGCGCCGTTTCCTGCTCCCTATTTTAGGCGCTCTGGTTATGATGGCTTTGCGATTACTGAGGAGGATGACGAGAATTATCCTATCACTTTGCACGTTGTAGCAGAAGTTCCGTGTGGGGAAACATACGATAAACCGCTAAAACCTGGTGAAACCGTCCGAATAATGACTGGAGCAAAAGTGCCAGATAATGCCTCGAAAATTATTATGCTCGAACAATCAAGAGAAGCGGATAACGAGAATGAAATCGTACTTATAAATACACAAAAATCTACTAACATTACAGAAATCGGTACGGAGTTCGCCAAAGGAGATTTGCTGTTAGATCGTGGACACATTTTAAATGCCGGTTCGATAAGTTTACTGTCATCCTTTGGAATTCAAGAAGTACAAGTCATCAGAAAGCCAAAAGTAGCTATTTTATCCACAGGTAGTGAACTTGTTTCTGCTGGAAATCCACTTCCAGATGGCAAAATTTTTAATAGTAATCAACCATTACTGGAGAATTTACTAAAAGTACATCATGCCGAAATTTGCGCGGCCGAACAATTACCTGATAATTATGAGGATACGAAAAAACGATTACTAGAATTGACTCAAATAGCAGACTTGATAATCACTACAGGTGGTGTTTCTGTAGGGGACTTTGACTATATGGCTGATATTGCAAAAAAAGAGGCAGAATTACTTTTTAATAAAATTCAAATGCGACCGGGCAGTCCGACAACAGGGATGTGGTTGGACAACACGCTTATCATCGCACTTTCTGGTAATCCAGGGGCATGCTTTACAGGTTTTTACTTATTCGTAGAACCGGTATTAGCTACCTTAATGGGGAAAGATACAACTGAGACGACCAAAGTCCGTGCAAAAATGGCGAGCGATTACACTAAAAATAATGGCTATGATCGTTTTTTACGAGGAACCTATCGTTTGTCTGACGAAGGGGAATATTTGGTTGAGTTGGTAGGAAGCGATATGTCGAGTGCGCTAGGAAACCTCCATTTAACCACCTGTTTATTCAAAATCCCTCGCGGTAAAGTTGGAAAATTAAAAGGAGAAGAGGTCGAAGCATGGCTACTATCCTCCAAATAA
- a CDS encoding molybdate ABC transporter permease subunit, which translates to MFTSVWHTLLVATISTFLAFMTMLPLSYYFAGRKSRFQLPVEILILLPLVLPPTVVGLVLLNVLGRNDFIGGVLWDTFDFSFIFSLSGAIVATTIIILPIMYQGLKSAFLSIDHELVWAAETLSANKKQIFTKIILPNCWQPILAGVLLSFCRAMGEFGASLMVAGYIEGKTDTIASSIYFMVQQGDMRTAIYLGLINVIIGVFALLVIHVLTIRQSNLTRGM; encoded by the coding sequence ATGTTTACATCTGTTTGGCATACATTACTTGTAGCTACAATTTCTACGTTTCTCGCGTTTATGACGATGTTACCACTGAGTTATTATTTTGCCGGTCGAAAATCACGTTTCCAGTTACCAGTGGAGATTTTAATTTTACTTCCGCTTGTTTTACCGCCAACTGTGGTTGGTTTAGTTTTACTGAACGTCCTCGGCCGCAATGATTTTATTGGTGGTGTGCTTTGGGATACTTTTGATTTCAGCTTTATTTTTTCCCTTAGCGGCGCAATTGTTGCAACGACAATTATTATTTTACCGATTATGTATCAAGGTTTGAAATCAGCATTTTTATCAATTGATCACGAACTTGTATGGGCAGCAGAGACTCTTTCAGCGAATAAAAAACAAATTTTCACAAAAATTATTTTACCGAATTGCTGGCAACCAATTTTAGCAGGGGTTTTGCTTAGTTTTTGTCGGGCGATGGGTGAATTTGGCGCAAGTTTGATGGTGGCTGGTTATATTGAAGGCAAGACGGATACCATTGCTTCAAGCATCTATTTTATGGTGCAACAAGGAGACATGCGTACTGCGATTTATCTTGGATTAATTAACGTCATTATCGGCGTGTTTGCTTTACTTGTCATTCATGTATTAACTATACGCCAGAGTAATTTAACGAGGGGGATGTAA
- the mobB gene encoding molybdopterin-guanine dinucleotide biosynthesis protein B: MATILQIIGFKNSGKTTLLNALIRASRKENYTVSAIKHDAHDFSVDHAGTDSYSFQESGAEAVVIANSRQYAVMEQTGIDLKTAIQKLPESDIVLIEGYKEGPFPKIILIREQAEIELLNNSKAVHKIATHNPALKNEAIFIGEEKALTLFAETLIKEFLK, translated from the coding sequence ATGGCTACTATCCTCCAAATAATCGGCTTTAAAAATAGCGGGAAGACAACTTTACTAAATGCACTAATTCGAGCTAGTCGGAAGGAAAACTACACAGTATCTGCCATCAAACATGATGCACATGATTTTTCTGTAGATCACGCGGGAACGGATTCCTACTCGTTTCAAGAAAGTGGTGCAGAGGCTGTTGTTATTGCGAATTCGAGACAATATGCTGTGATGGAACAAACCGGCATCGATTTAAAAACAGCCATTCAAAAGTTACCAGAATCAGATATCGTTCTTATAGAAGGCTACAAAGAAGGTCCTTTTCCTAAAATTATTTTAATTCGCGAACAGGCGGAAATCGAACTTTTAAACAATAGTAAAGCTGTCCATAAAATTGCGACGCATAATCCAGCGTTAAAAAATGAAGCTATTTTCATCGGCGAAGAAAAAGCTTTAACCCTTTTTGCAGAAACGTTAATCAAGGAGTTTTTAAAATGA
- the modA gene encoding molybdate ABC transporter substrate-binding protein has product MKKIALIICCGLLLLLGACEDTPEKAKTTTIHISAAASLKDTIDDVKPLFEKANPTIKLSFDFGGSGQIRERVESGAPIDGVLLASKKDADTLIKQNLAEKTKEFAGNELVLIEPKNVDQKAGMNLEQLLNDASKIAIGDPESVPAGAYAKQTLENLNLYNAEKAKLVLATDVRQVLSYVEAGNADAGFVYQTDALLSKKVQVKAKIDEKLHDPIAYYSAQVSDSDKKEETATFLDFMNTSEAQKILEKYGFKAAN; this is encoded by the coding sequence ATGAAAAAAATAGCACTTATTATATGTTGTGGATTATTACTACTTCTCGGAGCTTGCGAGGATACACCTGAGAAAGCCAAAACAACGACTATACATATTTCAGCTGCAGCAAGTTTAAAAGATACGATAGATGACGTAAAGCCACTTTTTGAAAAAGCTAATCCAACGATTAAATTATCCTTTGATTTTGGTGGTTCTGGGCAAATTCGCGAACGTGTCGAAAGCGGTGCACCAATTGACGGCGTCCTTTTAGCGAGTAAAAAAGATGCGGATACACTGATTAAGCAAAATTTAGCAGAAAAAACGAAAGAATTTGCGGGAAATGAACTCGTTCTAATTGAACCTAAAAACGTGGATCAGAAGGCAGGGATGAACTTAGAACAATTACTTAATGATGCATCCAAAATCGCCATCGGGGATCCAGAATCAGTACCAGCAGGCGCCTATGCCAAACAAACGCTCGAAAACTTAAATCTATATAATGCAGAAAAAGCAAAACTCGTTCTTGCCACCGATGTTCGTCAAGTCTTATCCTATGTGGAAGCTGGAAATGCAGATGCAGGCTTCGTTTACCAGACAGATGCTCTATTAAGCAAAAAAGTACAAGTGAAGGCAAAAATCGATGAGAAACTCCATGATCCAATTGCTTACTATAGCGCACAAGTCAGTGACTCGGATAAAAAAGAAGAAACCGCGACATTCCTTGATTTTATGAATACATCAGAAGCGCAAAAAATACTGGAAAAATACGGATTCAAAGCAGCAAACTAA
- a CDS encoding ATP-binding cassette domain-containing protein encodes MLRLQFHKKLPFHDLNIDYTFEKPVTAMMGASGSGKSTLFQCVSGLKSIDGGIIEFDGTPWDDSNISLHLPVTERKVGYLFQNLALFPNMNVYENIAFGLKVKKKKKKEQAEIQQQVRKMSDYLQISHLLYSSVQKLSGGEKQRVAMARAMITEPKLLLLDEPFNGLDEETRLICMKLVGQMAKDFHIPVIFVTHYASEAEMMTEEILVMREGRLEKRKS; translated from the coding sequence ATGCTACGATTACAATTTCATAAAAAACTTCCTTTTCATGATTTAAATATTGATTATACGTTTGAAAAGCCAGTAACCGCGATGATGGGCGCAAGTGGTTCAGGCAAGTCAACTCTATTTCAGTGCGTTAGTGGCTTGAAAAGTATTGACGGCGGCATTATTGAATTTGACGGGACTCCGTGGGATGATTCCAATATTTCGTTACATCTTCCTGTAACAGAGCGCAAAGTAGGTTATTTATTTCAGAATTTAGCTCTATTCCCAAATATGAATGTGTATGAAAATATCGCTTTTGGCTTGAAAGTGAAGAAAAAGAAGAAAAAAGAACAAGCAGAAATTCAGCAACAAGTACGAAAAATGAGTGATTATCTACAAATTTCTCACCTGCTTTATTCTTCCGTTCAGAAATTATCTGGTGGCGAGAAACAACGTGTTGCGATGGCTCGGGCAATGATTACGGAGCCAAAATTACTTTTACTGGATGAACCTTTCAATGGTTTAGATGAAGAAACGCGTTTGATTTGTATGAAATTAGTTGGTCAAATGGCCAAAGACTTCCATATCCCCGTTATTTTTGTCACGCATTATGCCTCGGAAGCAGAAATGATGACCGAAGAAATTTTAGTTATGCGAGAGGGACGCCTTGAAAAACGAAAAAGTTAA